One genomic region from Elusimicrobium sp. encodes:
- a CDS encoding prepilin-type N-terminal cleavage/methylation domain-containing protein codes for MRESNKGFTLLEVLIVVVIAVSVAAFGVPAYKKSQERNRYLAAQGVLMDLGNAVRTFRQDLKIDCISNDVAVKTFPYSTTAVQLAYSWQKNTQEGDLSSLTTNAAMGAAMFTRKYLAPIPFTSGSTFKGYTFFLCPQTTSSSSYCCGGDSTVVACTRNTSSTNYQWARYHKDGSITQSN; via the coding sequence ATGAGAGAATCTAACAAGGGTTTTACTCTACTGGAAGTTTTAATTGTTGTTGTCATTGCCGTATCTGTGGCGGCGTTTGGCGTTCCGGCTTATAAAAAAAGCCAGGAACGCAACCGCTATTTGGCGGCCCAAGGGGTGCTGATGGATTTGGGAAATGCTGTGCGTACCTTCCGCCAAGATTTGAAAATTGACTGTATATCTAACGACGTTGCCGTCAAAACTTTCCCTTATTCCACGACTGCCGTGCAGTTGGCTTATTCTTGGCAAAAAAATACCCAAGAAGGGGATTTGTCTTCCCTTACGACTAATGCTGCTATGGGAGCCGCCATGTTTACGCGCAAGTATTTGGCTCCTATTCCGTTTACTTCCGGGAGCACTTTTAAGGGATATACTTTTTTCTTGTGTCCGCAAACTACTTCGTCTTCCTCTTATTGTTGCGGGGGAGATTCCACTGTAGTTGCTTGTACCCGTAATACCAGTTCCACGAACTATCAGTGGGCCCGGTATCATAAAGACGGCTCCATTACGCAAAGCAACTAA
- a CDS encoding type II secretion system protein GspE, with protein MAKQLTEILMESGILDAEQVKRVQLFSKQNNVTVAEAIVKFGFATEEQVTAALSKHFAVPYASRENGILVPEKEQNLQEIIPEKFARENMVIPLFVEEDELAVAVLDPTNVFLLENIKMMSGKQVQPFLASKSQMLNVLDAFYSNKNLLEEVMNEAAKGEAAGSAEGTDDDVDVSGYLDLDKINANSSPYVKQVNAILRQAIAEHTSDIHLEMFDERVSLRFRIDGSLYERSAPAKESVNAIISRIKILSKLDIAEKRLPQDGSFTIRYQNRSIEVRVSVCPAVYGEKLVLRVLDRGTGNMTVDKLGFEPEQKKAFLEASNLPHGLIFLTGPTGSGKSTTLNAVLTTIKSPELNFMTLEDPVEYKLDGISQVQVKANIGLTFAAGLRSFLRQDPDVILVGEVRDNETAEACLKAALTGHLVLSTLHTNEALGAIPRLIDMGMEPFLLASSLALVAAQRLVRMLCPYCKVPHIPDPATLARIIKEGHLNPRDQNSWTFFKSVGCPRCFGTGFSGRRAIYEVYRMSEEMRNIIYKTQDLVALKQAAVRSGALNLRANGWRKVIRGQTTIDEILSITTSDDE; from the coding sequence ATGGCAAAACAGTTGACAGAAATTTTAATGGAATCGGGTATTTTGGACGCAGAACAAGTAAAGCGCGTTCAGCTCTTTTCCAAACAGAATAACGTAACCGTGGCGGAAGCCATCGTAAAATTTGGTTTCGCGACCGAAGAACAAGTAACGGCTGCGCTTTCTAAACATTTTGCGGTTCCCTACGCTTCTAGAGAAAATGGAATTTTGGTTCCCGAAAAGGAACAAAACCTGCAGGAAATTATTCCCGAAAAATTTGCGCGTGAAAATATGGTTATCCCCTTGTTCGTGGAAGAGGACGAACTGGCTGTAGCCGTATTGGATCCCACCAACGTATTCTTGCTTGAAAACATTAAAATGATGTCCGGCAAGCAAGTGCAGCCCTTCTTGGCCAGTAAGAGCCAAATGTTAAATGTGTTGGATGCGTTCTATTCCAATAAAAACCTTTTGGAAGAAGTCATGAACGAAGCCGCCAAAGGCGAAGCTGCCGGATCTGCCGAAGGAACCGACGACGATGTAGATGTTTCCGGTTACTTGGACTTGGATAAAATAAATGCCAACTCTTCCCCGTATGTAAAACAGGTAAACGCCATTTTGCGCCAGGCCATTGCCGAGCATACTTCCGATATTCACTTGGAAATGTTTGACGAACGCGTTTCGTTGCGTTTCCGCATTGACGGTTCTTTGTACGAGCGTTCCGCCCCGGCGAAGGAATCTGTAAACGCCATTATTTCACGTATTAAAATTTTGTCCAAATTAGACATCGCTGAAAAGCGTTTGCCGCAGGACGGAAGTTTTACCATCCGTTATCAAAACCGTTCCATCGAAGTCCGTGTGTCTGTCTGTCCCGCCGTATATGGGGAAAAACTCGTGCTCCGCGTACTCGACAGAGGGACGGGAAACATGACGGTAGATAAACTCGGTTTCGAACCGGAACAGAAAAAAGCCTTCTTGGAGGCTTCCAACTTACCGCACGGTCTTATTTTCTTGACGGGGCCTACCGGTTCCGGTAAATCTACTACCTTAAACGCGGTACTTACCACCATTAAATCTCCGGAACTCAACTTTATGACCTTGGAAGACCCGGTAGAATACAAATTGGACGGTATCAGCCAAGTGCAGGTAAAAGCCAATATCGGGCTGACCTTTGCGGCGGGGCTTCGCTCCTTCCTTCGTCAGGATCCTGATGTTATTCTGGTGGGGGAAGTCCGCGATAACGAAACGGCCGAAGCGTGCTTGAAAGCCGCGTTGACCGGTCACTTGGTGCTTTCCACCTTGCACACCAACGAAGCGTTGGGTGCTATTCCCCGTTTGATTGACATGGGCATGGAACCCTTCCTGTTAGCCAGTTCGTTAGCCTTGGTGGCGGCGCAGCGTTTGGTGCGTATGCTTTGCCCGTATTGCAAAGTGCCGCATATCCCGGATCCGGCCACTTTGGCCCGTATTATTAAAGAAGGGCATTTAAATCCGCGCGATCAAAACTCCTGGACTTTTTTCAAATCAGTAGGTTGTCCGCGTTGTTTCGGTACCGGGTTTAGCGGTCGTCGTGCTATTTACGAAGTGTACCGTATGTCCGAAGAAATGCGTAACATCATTTATAAAACGCAGGATTTGGTGGCCCTTAAACAAGCGGCTGTCCGCTCCGGGGCGCTTAACTTGCGCGCAAACGGTTGGCGCAAAGTAATCCGCGGGCAGACAACTATTGATGAAATCTTGAGTATTACTACGTCGGACGACGAATAA
- a CDS encoding type II secretion system F family protein, whose translation MQKYTYTVRDANGKTLKGSIQADNREKVILALQNKGYLVLDVKEGTGGGLFGGGGGSSPRKRGGKVPGHVLAFFAEQLSTLIAGGVPLVRAVSLLGEYASNPNLGVVLSQVAKDIAGGQSLHTALSQHPKTFSHIWLSLVQAGEVGGQLADTLMQVALYTKTQEGMKGKIITAITYPAVLGFASVGVLVYFIVGIVPTFAQIFKDFNIELPLITVLVLNVSSLLINHAVLLIVGTIGAIVGFRFYIKTTDGKKRWHSFLISMPLFGNFLKNIYYDRMLSTMSTLLRSGVTILNAILVLEESFDSNVIIQNALKHVRAEVAAGKSISESFRATGVFPGLMTEMMLMGEESGKLPSIVATLSKFYADNVDQFIARFSAVIDPILICGIGSLIGIIVASIFLPIFKLSQIGGQ comes from the coding sequence ATGCAAAAATATACATATACAGTAAGGGACGCGAACGGTAAAACTCTAAAAGGTTCTATCCAAGCGGACAACAGAGAAAAAGTGATTTTAGCCTTGCAGAATAAAGGCTACCTGGTGCTTGATGTAAAAGAAGGCACCGGCGGCGGTTTGTTTGGTGGCGGGGGTGGATCTTCTCCCCGCAAGCGTGGGGGGAAAGTACCCGGCCACGTGCTTGCCTTCTTTGCCGAACAACTTTCCACGCTTATCGCGGGCGGTGTTCCGCTCGTGCGTGCGGTTTCGTTGTTAGGGGAATATGCTTCTAACCCGAACTTGGGGGTTGTTCTTTCCCAAGTTGCTAAAGATATTGCCGGCGGTCAGTCCTTACATACGGCCCTTTCTCAGCATCCCAAAACCTTCAGCCATATTTGGTTGTCCTTGGTACAAGCCGGGGAAGTGGGCGGTCAGTTGGCCGATACTTTGATGCAGGTGGCTCTCTACACCAAGACGCAGGAAGGTATGAAGGGTAAAATTATTACCGCTATTACCTATCCGGCGGTGTTGGGTTTTGCTTCCGTGGGCGTACTTGTGTACTTCATTGTCGGGATCGTACCGACCTTCGCCCAAATCTTCAAAGATTTTAACATCGAACTGCCGTTGATTACCGTTTTGGTACTCAATGTTTCCAGCTTGCTTATTAACCATGCGGTACTGCTTATTGTAGGTACGATCGGGGCTATCGTCGGTTTCCGTTTCTATATCAAAACGACTGACGGTAAAAAACGCTGGCACTCGTTCCTCATTTCCATGCCGCTCTTTGGAAACTTTTTGAAGAACATTTACTACGACCGCATGCTTTCTACCATGTCCACTTTGTTAAGAAGCGGTGTAACCATTTTGAACGCTATTTTGGTATTGGAAGAATCTTTTGATAGCAATGTCATTATTCAAAATGCGCTTAAACATGTACGTGCCGAAGTGGCGGCCGGTAAATCTATTTCCGAATCTTTCCGTGCCACGGGGGTTTTCCCGGGGTTGATGACGGAAATGATGCTGATGGGTGAAGAGTCCGGTAAATTGCCCAGCATTGTTGCGACGCTTTCCAAGTTCTATGCCGATAACGTAGATCAGTTTATTGCGCGTTTCTCCGCAGTAATCGACCCGATTCTTATTTGCGGTATCGGTTCGTTAATCGGTATTATTGTAGCGTCCATCTTCTTGCCGATTTTCAAACTTTCCCAAATCGGCGGACAATAA